In one window of Hyla sarda isolate aHylSar1 chromosome 1, aHylSar1.hap1, whole genome shotgun sequence DNA:
- the LOC130306881 gene encoding protein spinster homolog 1-like: protein MASPQDPLLKEEEEAMEDHSDMDVENGDIPERQNLPSLSVMSTARSIITVVILAFINLLIYANRSSVAGVLPYIQKAYDTNASLSGLLNTLFIGSYVLVAPIAGYLGDHCNKKYTVCAGVIIWLSMTLTLSFIPDGYFLLFLLTSGLVGAGEATFCTIAPSIIADLFTSDQRTRMLNVFYSVIPVGCGLGYIIGPKVTDAARGDWHWAFRVTPGLGLIAVALMILVTKELPRTTTNEKKNNKSPKFSKWMTDLKKLFKNRSFMLTTLGSTAVSFIVGAIGVWGPSYLTHARILLQEKDPCRAEPCDYHDILIFGVVTVVSGILGVVTGTEISKRYRKSNPRADPLVCGCAMMLSAPFLLLALTFGNISLVATNIFIFIGETLLSVNFTLISDIILKVVTPWRRSSALAVQMTIYHLLGDAGSPYLIGLISDTYERGYSKSPLLKYRSLEYALMTCTIMAVIGGAFFMATALYIERDEKEAEMESEPPSSSSSSLLPADEDRASD, encoded by the coding sequence atggcctctccacaagacccattgctgaaggaggaggaagaagcaatggaggaccatagtgatatggatgtagaaaatggcgatatccctgagaggcagaacctgccatctctaagcgtgatgtccaccgcacgttccatcatcaccgtagtgatcctcgcctttatTAATTTGCTCAtatatgcaaatcgctccagcgtggcgggggtgctgccttatattcagaaagcatatgacaccaatgctagtctgtccggcttattgaatacattgttcatcgGAAGCTatgtgctggtcgcaccaattgcagGATATTTGGgtgaccactgtaataagaaatatactgtttgcgcaggagtcataatttggctgagcatgacacttaccctgtcattcatacccgacgggtatttcctgctcttcctgctgacgagtggactggttggagccggagaggcgactttctgcaccatcgccccctccatcattgcagacctttttacaagtgaccagcggacccgcatgctgaacgtgttttactccgtcatacctgtaggctgcggactaggatacatcatcgggcccaaagtgactgatgcagcaaggggcgattggcactgggcgtttcgggtcacccctggcctgggcctcatagctgtggctttgatgattttggtcacaaaggagcttccaagaacgactacaaacgagaagaagaacaacaaatccccgAAGTTTTCCAAATGGatgacagatctgaaaaaactatttaaaaatcgaagcttcatgttaaccaccctGGGATcaacggctgtatccttcatagtgggagccataggtgtatggggtccatcatacctgacccacgcacgaatactcctacaagagaaggacccttgccgtgctgaaccgtgtgactatcacgacatcctaatatttggtgtggttacagtggtctccggcattctgggagttgtaacagggacggagataagtaaaagatatcgcaaatccaacccacgggcggacccgcttgtgtgtggctgcgcgatgatgctctccgccccttttcttctgttggcattgactttcggcaacatcagcctcgttgccaccaacatcttcatcttcatcggagagacacttctgtcagtaaatttcaccctcatatctgacattatactaaaagtagtaactccgtggaggagatcttcagccctggccgtgcagatgacaatctatcacctcctaggtgacgccggcagcccgtacctcatcggcctgatatctgacacctacgaacgaggatattccaaatcccctcttctgaaataccgcagcctggagtatgccctcatgacctgcaccataatggcagtcatcggaggggccttcttcatggccacggccctatatatagagagggacgaaaaagaagcagagatggaatcagaacctccgtcatcctcctcctcctcactgcttcctgccgatgaggaccgcgcttcagactga